The following coding sequences lie in one Colius striatus isolate bColStr4 chromosome 14, bColStr4.1.hap1, whole genome shotgun sequence genomic window:
- the LOC104562754 gene encoding monocarboxylate transporter 7-like → MAPAARPKSAAGERDPALPQQFLTREGSGSPSSCCHPSLGLDSLPPSRGTASSGVNTPPPHGASCQVQPDNYNSRQAPRLLPAALGGSEVLGVMGNGVCGPRTSLHTSFLISSARSCCVPSYNITRYFSIKTGSQKAVKMPCMAPNVCTKVPDGGWGWIIAFASFFVQALTDGFIKSFGIFFNDLMESFGETTSRISWIISICVFVQTFTAPLSAVLSNRFGHGLVVVVGGVMVSTGTAVASFAHTVVDMYVAVGVVSGLGYSLCYLPTVTALSQYFDRRRLLVTTVASTGECFAVFFFAPAITALKEHIGWRHSLLSVGVLQLIIVACGLLLKPIIIKEQEARRAQPSEEPTEMTPMLEKEQTGTSTESIGSEEEITALSSHLPGDTKAEPEREEPKAHVQILIEDDSAPLEANPKLLDFSVMKDYSFICYALFGMLITLGFLIPSLYIIPLSLSLGISQNHSAYVLSAVGIAEVFGRISAGCVLNRKPLHSIYVELICVILLSVALSTFPFASSFCDLVACSLFLGFTLGTVAGTHVALLAEDDVVGIAKMPSAVGIYLCFQSLVELAAPPLAGVLVERTKSYSSAFFSCATGVALAAVFLSLVRPCKAGLCHRQQQRAEQRTAEAEPHSPDGFMGEDMAKAEHLGKGCDHAT, encoded by the exons ATGGCTCCAGCAGCAAGGCCcaagtcagcagcaggagagagggacCCGGCCCTGCCGCAGCAATTCCTGACCCGGGAGGGCTCCGGGAGCCCTTCGAGCTGCTGCcacccctctctggggctggaCTCGCTCCCCCCTTCCCGCGGCACCGCATCGAGCGGCGTTAACACACCTCCGCCGCACGGCGCCTCCTGCCAGGTGCAACCGGACAACTACAACTCCCGTCAGGCACCGCGGCTCCTGCCCGCAGCTTTGGGCGGCAGCGAggtgctgggggtgatgggaaatggagtcTGCGGGCCGAGaacgagcctccacacctcGTTCCTCATCAGCTCAGCCCGTTCCTGCTGCGTTCCTTCCTACAACATCACACGTTACTTTTCC ATCAAAACTGGCAGtcaaaaagctgtaaaaatgcCATGCATGGCTCCAAATGTTTGTACTAAAGTGCCTGACGGAGGATGGGGTTGGATAATTGCTTTTGCTTCCTTCTTTGTGCAAGCTCTAACAGATGGCTTTATAAAGTCATTTGGCATCTTCTTCAATGACCTGATGGAAAGCTTTGGTGAAACCACCAGCAGGATATCCTGGATAATATCCATCTGTGTGTTTGTACAGACCTTCACAG CTCCTCTGTCTGCAGTCCTCAGCAACCGCTTTGGCCACGGCCTGGTGGTGGTGGTCGGGGGAGTCATGGTCAGCACCGGCACGGCCGTCGCCTCCTTCGCTCACACCGTCGTGGACATGTACGTGGCCGTTGGCGTTGTCTCTG GCCTGGGATACAGCCTCTGTTACCTCCCAACTGTCACTGCTTTGTCTCAGTATTTTGACAGAAGGCGTTTGCTGGTCACAACAGTGGCATCTACTGGGGAATGTTTcgctgttttcttctttgcacCAG cCATTACTGCTCTGAAGGAGCACATTGGCTGGAGACACAGCCTCCTTTCTGTCGGGGTGCTGCAGCTGATCATTGTCGCCTGTGGATTGCTCCTGAAGCCCATCATCATCAAAGAGCAAGAAGCAAGGAGAGCACAGCCGTCAGAAGAACCCACAGAGATGACACCCATGCTTGAAAAGGAGCAAACAGGCACCTCAACAGAGTCCATAGgctcagaagaagaaataacGGCCTTATCCAGCCATCTGCCTGGAGACACCAAAGCAGAGCCAGAAAGGGAAGAGCCAAAGGCGCACGTACAGATACTTATTGAGGATGACAGCGCTCCTCTAGAAGCAAATCCCAAGCTACTGGACTTCTCTGTGATGAAAGACTATAGTTTCATCTGCTATGCCCTCTTTGGCATGTTGATTACCTTGGGTTTCCTCATTCCCTCCCTCTACATCATACCCCTGAGCCTCAGCCTCGGCATCAGCCAAAATCACTCGGCGTACGTGCTGTCAGCCGTGGGGATCGCAGAGGTCTTTGGGAGGATTTCAGCTGGCTGTGTGCTCAACAGAAAGCCTCTCCACAGCATCTACGTTGAACTCATCTGCGTCATTCTGCTGTCTGTAGCACTGTCTACCTTCCCTTTTGCCTCTAGCTTCTGTGACTTGGTGGCATGCAGCCTGTTTCTTGGGTTCACGCTCGGGACGGTAGCGGGCACGCACGTTGCCCTCCTGGCAGAAGATGATGTGGTTGGCATTGCAAAGATGCCTTCTGCAGTGGGAATCTATCTCTGCTTTCAAAGCCTGGTGGAGTTGGCTGCACCACCTCTGGCAG GTGTCTTAGTGGAGAGAACAAAGAGCTACAGCTCAGCCTTTTTCTCTTGTGCCACTGGCGTTGCTTTGGCTGCTGTGTTTCTGTCCCTGGTGAGACCATGcaaggctgggctgtgccacagacagcagcagcGTGCAGAGCAGCGCACGGCGGAGGCTGAACCACACTCACCAGATGGCTTTATGGGAGAGGATATGGCAAAAGCAGAACATTTGGGAAAAGGCTGTGACCATGCAACATAA